In Desulfofundulus kuznetsovii DSM 6115, the following are encoded in one genomic region:
- a CDS encoding YbaB/EbfC family nucleoid-associated protein, with protein sequence MVFFNTPKLTQQLQELQEEARRIVVTKEAPQGALRLTVNGLQQVLEVSFGPTAPALMDRGELAAVVRDTFNEALAEARRQLKDEVVKMTGINLPHLPGLF encoded by the coding sequence ATGGTGTTCTTCAACACGCCCAAACTGACCCAGCAATTGCAGGAGTTACAGGAAGAAGCCCGGCGGATTGTGGTTACGAAAGAGGCACCCCAGGGGGCATTGCGCCTGACAGTGAACGGGCTGCAGCAGGTGCTGGAGGTAAGTTTCGGCCCCACTGCTCCGGCTTTAATGGACCGGGGCGAACTGGCGGCGGTGGTCCGGGATACCTTTAACGAAGCCCTGGCCGAGGCGCGCAGGCAGCTGAAGGACGAAGTGGTCAAAATGACGGGGATAAATTTACCCCACCTGCCGGGACTGTTTTAG